GCGCACGGCGGCCGTGAGCGCTTGACCGGGCTTTCCGCTCCGTCAAGAACAGCGGAGTTTGCGGCCCAGAGGCATCGCCCCGGGCAGGAGGCACCGTCAGCGGCGCCTAGAATTGACGGGTGACCGAGACCGTAGACGTCGTGCTCATCGGTGGCGGCATCATGAGCGCCACCCTGGGTACCCTCCTCTCCGAACTGCAGCCCGACTGGAAGATCGTCGTCTACGAACGACTGAGCGACGTCGGGCTGGAGAGCTCCAACGCGTGGAACAACGCCGGGACGGGCCATGCCGCGCTGTGCGAGCTGAACTACATGCCCGAGGGTCCCGACGGCCAGCTCGACCCCGCGAAGGCGATCTCGATCAACGAGCAGTTCCAGCAGAGTCGGCAGTTCTGGGCCTCGCTCGTGGAGAAGGGCGTGCTCGACGAGCCCAAGACCTTCATCAACTCGGCGCCGCACATGACGTTCGTCCGTGGCGAGAAGGACGTGGCCTACCTCCGCAAGCGCTACGAGGTGCTCAAGAAGGAGCCTCTTTTCGAGGGCATCGAGTACAGCGAGGACTCGCGGGTCATCAACAAGTGGGCGCCGCTGCTCATGCAGAAGCGCCGCAAGGGCGAGCCCTTCGCGGCGACGCGCGTGCCCGCGGGCACCGACGTCGACTTCGGCGCGCTGACGCACCAGCTGTTCGACGGCCTCAAGGAGCGTGGCGTCCAGGTCGTGACCAACCGCGAGGTGCGCAGGCTCAAGAAGCTGTCGGACGGCACGTGGACGGTCAAGTGGCGCGACACGATCGGCCGCACGCCGGGGTATACGAACGCGCGGTTCGTGTTCGTCGGTGCCGGCGGCTGGGCGCTCAAGCTCCTCCAGCGCTCCGGAATCCCCGAGATCTCGGGCTACGGCGTCTTCCCCATCGGGGGGCAGTGGCTCAAGACGACCAACCCGGCCCTCGTGTCTCAGCACAAGGCCAAGGTGTACTCGCAGGCGTCGGTCGGGGCGCCCCCGATGTCGGTTCCGCACCTCGACACGCGCGTGGTCGACGGTGAGGCTTCGCTGCTGTTCGGCCCGTTCGCGACCTTCAGCCCCAAGTTCCTGAAGAACGGCAAGGTGACCGACATCGTGGCGCAGGTCCGCCCGGGCAACATCGCGCCGATGCTGAAGGTCGCATGGGACAACCCCAGCCTCATCCGCTATCTCGTCGGAGAGCTGCTCAAGAACCATGCCAAGAAGGTGGACAGCCTGCGCGAGTTCATGCCGAGCGCCAAGGACGAGGACTGGGAGCTGCTGCAGGCCGGGCAGCGGGCCCAGGTCATGAAGAAGGATCCCAAGAAGGGCGGCGTGCTCCAGTTCGGCACCGAGGTCGTGACGTCGCAGGACGGCACCATCGCGGGACTGCTCGGTGCATCGCCCGGGGCCTCGACCGCCGTCTCGATCATGCTGGGGCTGCTGAAGTCGTGCTTCCCCGACCGCATCGCGGACTGGGAGCCGACGCTCAAGGAGCTCATCCCGAGCTACGGCGAGACGCTCAACCCTCGCCCGGAGGCCGCTGAAGAGACCCTGACCGAGACCGCCGAGGCCCTCGCACTCACCGCCTGACCCGGCACCGGCCGGCGCCACGCAGACCCGGCCCTGACGGGTCGACTGCCGTGCCGCTACGCTGGCGCGATGGGGTTCGGCACGCTCGTGCGGGCGACCTCGGCGGTGGTGCTCGTGGTCGGTCTCGCGGCCGCGCCTGCCGCCGTCCCGCCGGTCGCGGCATCCGTCGACGCAGCGGTGTCCGGAGGCGTCGACGACTTCCGCTACGACTCCCTGGACGGCGACTACTGGCTCGTGCGATCGGTCGACGGCGAGTCCCAGCTCTACACGACCGAGACGATCGTCGCGCGGTTCCCCGACTTCGACCAGAACAAGGGCATCGTGCGGCGGCTGCCGCTGACGGAGTCGGGCATCGACCTCGGCACCGCGGTCGTGAATGTGACGGGAGCCGGTGGCGAGCCGATCCCGTGGTGGACGGAGCAGGACGACGAGAACGTCTACGTCCTGACGGGCGACGACTCGTACGTGCACGGGGCGCAGACCTACGTCATCTCGTACACGATGCACGACGTCGTGCTCCGGTATGCCGATACGGGTGCTGACGAGTTCTACTGGGATGTCCTGAGCACCGACCACGCGCAGCCGTTCGGCTCCGTGACCGGGCGCGTGCACGTCGCCGGCGACGCGGCCGACGGCCTCATGGCCGGGCGAACCTTCTGCTACCGGGGACCGGAGGGCTCGACGCAGCAGTGCAAGCTGGCGGGGCCCGAGCCCGACGCGGCCTGGCCCGACGACGTGGCCGCGTGGGCGCTCTCGAAGAGCGGGAGGGATGCCGAGGCATCCGCTGTCGTCTTCACGACGAAGGAGGGCGGCCTGCGCCCCGAGCAGGGCGTCACGGTCGCGATCGGCTTCGCGCAGCGCACCTTCGCCGCGCCGACCCCGCCGCCCCCGCCGCCGTATCCGTGGTGGGAGTGGATCCTTCCTGGCCTCGGGCTCCTGGCGGGCTTCGGGGGTCTCGCCTTCCTCCTTGTCATGAAGGCCGTGCTGCGGCGCAATCCCGACCGCGATCCGGTCATCGTGCAGTACACGCCCCCCGTCGACGAGTCGCCGACCCTCTCGGCCGGAGTTCTCGGCGTGCCGGCGCGCGCACTCGCTGCGCACGTCGTCGACCTCGCGGTGCGGGACAAGGTCGAGATCACGGCGAAGGGCGACCGCGCCGACCCCGATGACTTCAGCGTCGTCCTGCGCGATGAGTCGGGGCTCGAGCACGACGATCGACGCATCGTGACGACGCTGTTCGGGAAGGATGCCGAGCCCGGCGACCGCGTCGATCTCGGCCAGTTCGCGAGCGATCCGCCCGTGCGCGCCGTCACCTACGTCCGGCGCATCGACGACGCGACCGTCGACCGCGGCTACCGCAGCAAGACGCCCGGCTGGATCGGCGCCGTCCGGGGTTTCGTCCAGTTCGGCGGCCTCGTCGTCGCGATCGCCCTGCTGTTCTTCGTCGACGCGGTGCCGTCGGTCCTCTCGGACCTCGGGGCGCTGGGCGGCTGGATCTACACGCTGTCGATCGTGAGCGCCATCGGCGCATTCGTCGTGCTCCCCTTCATCGGACTGCCGAAGACGACGCTGACGCTCGCGGGCGGAAAGCACAGGACCTATCTGGAAGGCATTCGCCAGTATCTGCAGCTCGCGGAGGAGGACCGGCTGCGTGCGGCGCAGTCGCCGCGGTCCGCAGACCTCGTCTCATCCGGCCGGCGCTCCTATCTCGACGCGCCGAACCGACTCGGGGCCGACGTGGTGAACCTGTACGAGCGGCTCCTGCCGTACGCCGTGCTGTTCGGCATGGAGCGCCAGTGGATGGACGTCATCCGCGCTTCGACGCCCGCGGTGGTCGACACGACCTCCCGCCTCGCCCTCTTCGACTCGCTCTCGTCGCAGTCCCTGCGCGACGCATCGTCCTCGATCGGCCGTCTGGCCGTCACCCCCGCCTCCAGCGGCACCTCATCGAGCTCGTCCAGCTCGTCGTTCTCGAGCAGCTGGTCGTCGTCGGGGGGATCCAGCGGAGGGGGCTTCTCCGGCGGCGGCGGTGGGGGCGGCGGCTTCGGCGGTCGGTGAGGCGGCAGTCGCGGCATCCGTGGTCCATCCGGCGCCGGAGCGCACCGCGGGCCGCCCCTAGACTCGCTGGGTGGCCAAGCTCTACTTCCGCTACGGGGCGATGAACTCCGGCAAGTCGACGTCGCTTCTGCAGGCCGCGTACAACTACGAGGAGCGGGGCCAGCACGTGCTCCTCGCCAAGCCCGAGATCGACACGAAGGGCGCCGACGAGATCTCCAGCCGCCTCGGGGTGACCCGCAAGGTGGACTTCCTCGTCGGCCCCGACGACGACCTCCGCGCACTCTTCGCCGAGCACCGGAGGCGCCTCGTGCGCGACGCGGCGGGAACCCTCGTGCCCGAGACGA
This genomic interval from Microbacterium sp. 4R-513 contains the following:
- the mqo gene encoding malate dehydrogenase (quinone) is translated as MSATLGTLLSELQPDWKIVVYERLSDVGLESSNAWNNAGTGHAALCELNYMPEGPDGQLDPAKAISINEQFQQSRQFWASLVEKGVLDEPKTFINSAPHMTFVRGEKDVAYLRKRYEVLKKEPLFEGIEYSEDSRVINKWAPLLMQKRRKGEPFAATRVPAGTDVDFGALTHQLFDGLKERGVQVVTNREVRRLKKLSDGTWTVKWRDTIGRTPGYTNARFVFVGAGGWALKLLQRSGIPEISGYGVFPIGGQWLKTTNPALVSQHKAKVYSQASVGAPPMSVPHLDTRVVDGEASLLFGPFATFSPKFLKNGKVTDIVAQVRPGNIAPMLKVAWDNPSLIRYLVGELLKNHAKKVDSLREFMPSAKDEDWELLQAGQRAQVMKKDPKKGGVLQFGTEVVTSQDGTIAGLLGASPGASTAVSIMLGLLKSCFPDRIADWEPTLKELIPSYGETLNPRPEAAEETLTETAEALALTA
- a CDS encoding DUF2207 domain-containing protein — translated: MGFGTLVRATSAVVLVVGLAAAPAAVPPVAASVDAAVSGGVDDFRYDSLDGDYWLVRSVDGESQLYTTETIVARFPDFDQNKGIVRRLPLTESGIDLGTAVVNVTGAGGEPIPWWTEQDDENVYVLTGDDSYVHGAQTYVISYTMHDVVLRYADTGADEFYWDVLSTDHAQPFGSVTGRVHVAGDAADGLMAGRTFCYRGPEGSTQQCKLAGPEPDAAWPDDVAAWALSKSGRDAEASAVVFTTKEGGLRPEQGVTVAIGFAQRTFAAPTPPPPPPYPWWEWILPGLGLLAGFGGLAFLLVMKAVLRRNPDRDPVIVQYTPPVDESPTLSAGVLGVPARALAAHVVDLAVRDKVEITAKGDRADPDDFSVVLRDESGLEHDDRRIVTTLFGKDAEPGDRVDLGQFASDPPVRAVTYVRRIDDATVDRGYRSKTPGWIGAVRGFVQFGGLVVAIALLFFVDAVPSVLSDLGALGGWIYTLSIVSAIGAFVVLPFIGLPKTTLTLAGGKHRTYLEGIRQYLQLAEEDRLRAAQSPRSADLVSSGRRSYLDAPNRLGADVVNLYERLLPYAVLFGMERQWMDVIRASTPAVVDTTSRLALFDSLSSQSLRDASSSIGRLAVTPASSGTSSSSSSSSFSSSWSSSGGSSGGGFSGGGGGGGGFGGR